The nucleotide window GCAGCGCAAGATGCGCATCGGCTATGTGCGTGCGGCGCGCCTGGTGGACCAGCTGGAGGAGAAGGGGATCGTCGGACCGTCGCAGGGGAGCAGCCCGCGCGACGTCCTGGTGGGCGTGGACGATCTGGAGCGCGTGCTGCGCGAGGGCGTCCCGCGGCCCGACGCGGCGGACGCGGACGACGCGTAAGACGGGATCGCCCCACGAGCGCGCGCGCCGCAGGAAACTGATTTCTCGTCCAAGAACACCGCTGGCGCGATGAACATTCTTGGCATCGGCGAGCGGTTGCGGAACGCGCGCGAGGCCCGGGGCCTCTCGCTGGACGATGTGGAAGCGGCCACGCGCATCCGTCGGCGGTACCTGGAAGCGCTCGAGGAGGAAGCGTTCGACCGGCTGCCCGGCCCGGCCTACGTTCGGGGTTTTCTCAACGCGTACGCGTCCCATCTCGGGCTGCCGCCCGAGGAGATCGCCTCGATGTATCCGATGCCGCTCGGCGCCAGGGTTGCCGTGCGCGCGTCGCCGGTGGACGTTCGGATCACCCCGGTGACCCCGCGCTCGCGCGCACGGCGATTCGTGATCGGAGCCTCGCTCGTGTTGTTGTGCGGAGCCGCGGTGATCGCGTACATTCTGTACGGTCAACTCCGCCAGTTCACCGGCACCCCCGAACCGACGTCCCAGGGGAGCGCGTCCACGACCTCGCCGTCCGCGGCGCCGTCTACCGTACCGGGTGCGAGTCAGGGACCCGCGGCCGCCGGGACGAGTTCGACGGGGACACCATCCGCCAGGAGTGTCACGGCACCGCCGGCGACCGCGGCAACGCCGCCGTCTGGGCCCGGTGGTGCAACCGGGACGTCTCCGGCACCCGGCGCGAGTCAGCCCGGATCCGCGGTGCCGCTGCAGGCGATCATGTCCGCCGCGCCCGTGACGGTTGCAGCGGTGGCCACCGACCGTTCCTGGGTTCGGGCAGTGGCCGATGGCGTGACAGTGTTCGAGGGGTTCCTCAGCGCCGGCGACCAGCAGGTCTGGCAGGCCAAGCGCCAGTTGACCCTGCGAATCGGGAACGCGAGCGCCTTGACCCTGACCGTGAACGGCCGGTCGGTCGGTCGCCTTGGCAACCCGGGAGACGTCGTGGACGAGACCTACACCGCGCTGACACCGTGAGCCCGATTCGACGCCGCAGATCGTTCGACGGACGGCCCGACGCCCGTACGTTCCTGGAGAGGGGAGAGCGATGATCAAGGCCGAGATCGTGTCGGTCGGGACCGAGCATCTGTTAGGACAGATCGTCGACACCAACGCCCAGTACCTGTGCACGCTTCTGGCCACGCTCGGGATCGCCGTGTACTATCGGTCCACCGTCGGCGACAACGTCGGGCGCGTGCAGGAAGTCTTCGCGAATGCGCTCGGTCGGGTCGATCTCATGGTGTCCACGGGAGGCCTGGGTCCGACCGACGACGACCTCACGGTCGCGGCCGTCGCGGAACTGCTCGGGCTTCCGATGGAGCGTCACGAGGAGGCCTGGACGCACGTCCAGGAGTTCTTTCGGCGCCGCAACCGTCCGCTGAGCTCGCAGCAGGTCAAGCAGGCGATGTTGCCGAGGGGCGCGCACATGGTGCCGAACACGCGAGGCAGCGCCCCTGGCGTGATCGTGGAGCACGAAGGAAAGACGATCGTCTTTGTTCCCGGTGTGCCCCGTGAGATGAAGGGCATGATGGAGGACCACGTCGTCCCCTATCTGCGAGCACGGGGACTGGTCGGCGACGAGGTCATTCGGTCCCGCGTCGTCAGGATCATCGGCTTGGGCGAGTCCGCCGTGGAGGACCGGCTTCGCGACCTGATGCGCGCGAGCACCAACCCAACGATCGCGCCGTACGCGCACACGGGGGAGTGCCACGTGCGGATTACCGCGCGGGGGACGGACGCGGCGGTGGAACCGCTGCTCGACCAGACGGAGGCCGCGCTGCGGGAACGTCTCGGCGACGCGATCTACGTGGTCGGCGACGCCACGATCGACGAGGTCGTCGCCCGGTTGCTGGCGCAGCGGGGCGTGACGGTCGCCGTCGCGGAGTCCTGTACGGCCGGGCTGATCGCGCACCGGCTCGCGCGAACGCCCGGCGCGTCGGCGTACCTCGACGGAGGGGTGATCGCATACAGCAACGCGGCGAAGCACCGCTGGCTCTACGTTCCGGAATCGTTGGTCGAGCGGCACGGCGCGGTCAGCGCGGAGGTGGCCCGGGCGATGGCGGAGGGCGTGCGCAGCCAAGCTGCGACCGATCTGGCCATCGCGACGACGGGGATCGCCGGGCCGACGGGCGGGACCGAGGCGAAGCCCGTCGGCTTGGTCTTTCTCGCGCTCGCGCACGCGGAAGGGACGGAGGTGCGGGAGGTTCGGTTCGGAACGGAGCCGGGCCGCGCGGGCATCCAGTATCTCGCGTCTCAGACGGCGCTCGACATGATCAGGCTGCAGTTGTTGCGTTGACATCACCGGGTCACGGGGGACGGCGTCGGATCTTCGTAGCGGTCCCGATCACGCCGGCGCTGCGCGACGCGGCGCTCTCGATGATGCGCCGCGCGCTGCGCGTCGAGGCGGGCGCACTCCGGTGGGTCGAAGGCGAGGCGCTGCACGTCACGCTCCGATTTCTCGGCGAGATCACGGAACCGGAGGTCGCGCGCGCGGTCGAGGCCGCGCGCATCGCGGCGGCCGCGTCGGCCGCGTTCTCGATCACGCTCGCCGGTGGCGGGGCGTTTCCGTCCCTCCGGCGGCCTCGGACCGTGTGGATGGGGGTGGCCGCAGGCGCGGAACGGCTGGCGGCGCTCTCGCAGGCGCTCGACACGGCGCTTGTGGAACGCCAGTTTCGCCAGGACGCGCGAGGGTTTCACGCGCACGTGACGGTGGCGCGCGTCAGATCCGAAAGGGCGGCGCCGGATCTCAGTGGTTGCGCCGAGCGTCTCAAGGGGCCCGCAGCCCCTGTCGCGGGTTCGCAACGCGTTGGTGGGATCTCGGTCATGGAGAGTGCGCTGCTGCCGTCGGGCGCGGTGTATCGAGAGATATGCAGCGCACGCTTTGGCGCGCTGCCGGTCGAGTGAGGAGCATCGCATGCCACGAGAGGATGCTGTCAGCAGGTTGCCCCGCCAGTCTGGCGAAGATGCGGGCAGCGAAGTCAACCCAGTGACTTGACAAACGAACATATGTTTGGTACAGTGGGGCCAACTTAACCAGCCAAAACCATCCCATCGCGCCAGGAGGAAACGCAGCATGAACGAGCGGCAGCGGGCCCTTGATCTTGCTCTGACCCAGATCGAAAAACAGTTCGGCAAAGGGTCCATCATGAAGCTTGGCGAGCACCAAGCCAAGCTGACCGCGGACGTGATATCCACGGGTGCGCTGGCGCTGGACATCGCTCTTGGTGTGGGCGGGGTGCCCCGCGGGCGCGTCGTGGAGATCTACGGCCCCGAGTCTTCCGGCAAGACGACGCTCGGATACCATATTATTTCCGAGGCGCAACGCAGCGGGGGCGTCGCGGCGTTCATCGACGCGGAGCACGCACTTAACCCCGAATACGCAGGCAACGTCGGGGTGGACATCGACAATCTCCTGATCTCGCAACCGGATTCCGGTGAGCAGGCGCTCGAGATCGCCGAGATGCTCGTGCGTTCGGGCGCGATCGACGTCGTCGTGGTGGACTCGGTGGCGGCGCTGGTGCCGCGGGCCGAACTGGAAGGCGAGATGGGCGATGCGCACGTGGGCCTGCAGGCCCGGTTGATGTCCCAGGCGCTCCGGAAGCTCGTCGGGGCCATCAGCAAGTCACGCACGACGGTGATCTTCATCAACCAGCTTCGCGAGAAGGTCGGCGTGATGTACGGCAACCCCGAGGTCACCACCGGCGGTCGCGCGCTCAAATTCTACGCGTCGATGCGAATTGAGATCCGACGTATCGAGTCGATCAAATCCGGCGATCAGGTGCTGGGCCAGCGAGTGCGGGTCAAAGTGGTCAAGAACAAACTGGCCGCGCCGTTCCGTGATGCGGAGTTGGACATCATTTTCCCGCGCGGGATCAGCAGAGCGGGGAGCTTGCTCGACGTCGCCGTGGCGCAGGGCATCGTCACCCGGACGGGCACGTGGTTCGCCTACAAGGATATGAAACTCGGGCAAGGCCGGGACAACGCGCGCGAGTTCCTCGAGTCCAACCCGGAGTTGGCACAGGAGATCTCGGAGCGGACGCGCGAGAAGGTCGGCCTGATACGCACGGCCCCGTCGGCGGATGAGCCTGCGCCGGAGGTGCACTCGAACGGAGACGCGAGGCCGGCGTCCCGCGACGGACACCCGACGGTGCCGGCGAAGGGAGTTCCTGCTCGGGCTTCGCGATGAGTCACCGGCGCGCCCGCGTCCGCTGTGGCGTCAGAGCCCGGCCCGGACACCGTGGGGGTAGGGAAGCCACCCGTCTGTTCACGTCCTGATCATGCCGATCGTGGTGAGCATCCGCGGCGGGGGCCGGATCTCCGGTGCGGCCGGGCCGTCCGGGGGTGCGTGGGGCGGAGACCGACGCGTCGTTGTGCTCGATGACGGGCGTGCGCTCCGCGTGGATGCCGAGGAGCTCGCCCGTCGCGGGATCGCCTCGGGTGAGACGATTCCCGGCGACGTAGCGGAACAACTCGAAGCACGAGGGTTGTACGTCCGCGCACGGGACCTCGCGATCCGACTGCTGTCGCCCCGTCCCCGAAGCGTTTCGGAGCTGAGACTCAAGTTGCGGCAGCGCGGGATACCCGATGCGCAGATCCGCGCGGTGATCGACGACCTGACGCGGATCGGCCATCTGGACGACCTGGCCTTTGCCCGCGGGTGGGTCGCGGCGCGCCTCGGCCGACGGCCGTGCGGGGCGCCCCGGCTCCGACGCGAGTTGCGTGAGAAGGGGGTCGCGACCGCGCTGGTCGAGCAGGCGATCCGGGAGGCCTATGGCGAAGAAGATCCATCC belongs to bacterium and includes:
- a CDS encoding RodZ domain-containing protein; translation: MNILGIGERLRNAREARGLSLDDVEAATRIRRRYLEALEEEAFDRLPGPAYVRGFLNAYASHLGLPPEEIASMYPMPLGARVAVRASPVDVRITPVTPRSRARRFVIGASLVLLCGAAVIAYILYGQLRQFTGTPEPTSQGSASTTSPSAAPSTVPGASQGPAAAGTSSTGTPSARSVTAPPATAATPPSGPGGATGTSPAPGASQPGSAVPLQAIMSAAPVTVAAVATDRSWVRAVADGVTVFEGFLSAGDQQVWQAKRQLTLRIGNASALTLTVNGRSVGRLGNPGDVVDETYTALTP
- a CDS encoding competence/damage-inducible protein A, whose amino-acid sequence is MIKAEIVSVGTEHLLGQIVDTNAQYLCTLLATLGIAVYYRSTVGDNVGRVQEVFANALGRVDLMVSTGGLGPTDDDLTVAAVAELLGLPMERHEEAWTHVQEFFRRRNRPLSSQQVKQAMLPRGAHMVPNTRGSAPGVIVEHEGKTIVFVPGVPREMKGMMEDHVVPYLRARGLVGDEVIRSRVVRIIGLGESAVEDRLRDLMRASTNPTIAPYAHTGECHVRITARGTDAAVEPLLDQTEAALRERLGDAIYVVGDATIDEVVARLLAQRGVTVAVAESCTAGLIAHRLARTPGASAYLDGGVIAYSNAAKHRWLYVPESLVERHGAVSAEVARAMAEGVRSQAATDLAIATTGIAGPTGGTEAKPVGLVFLALAHAEGTEVREVRFGTEPGRAGIQYLASQTALDMIRLQLLR
- the thpR gene encoding RNA 2',3'-cyclic phosphodiesterase, encoding MTSPGHGGRRRIFVAVPITPALRDAALSMMRRALRVEAGALRWVEGEALHVTLRFLGEITEPEVARAVEAARIAAAASAAFSITLAGGGAFPSLRRPRTVWMGVAAGAERLAALSQALDTALVERQFRQDARGFHAHVTVARVRSERAAPDLSGCAERLKGPAAPVAGSQRVGGISVMESALLPSGAVYREICSARFGALPVE
- the recA gene encoding recombinase RecA, coding for MNERQRALDLALTQIEKQFGKGSIMKLGEHQAKLTADVISTGALALDIALGVGGVPRGRVVEIYGPESSGKTTLGYHIISEAQRSGGVAAFIDAEHALNPEYAGNVGVDIDNLLISQPDSGEQALEIAEMLVRSGAIDVVVVDSVAALVPRAELEGEMGDAHVGLQARLMSQALRKLVGAISKSRTTVIFINQLREKVGVMYGNPEVTTGGRALKFYASMRIEIRRIESIKSGDQVLGQRVRVKVVKNKLAAPFRDAELDIIFPRGISRAGSLLDVAVAQGIVTRTGTWFAYKDMKLGQGRDNAREFLESNPELAQEISERTREKVGLIRTAPSADEPAPEVHSNGDARPASRDGHPTVPAKGVPARASR
- a CDS encoding regulatory protein RecX; its protein translation is MPIVVSIRGGGRISGAAGPSGGAWGGDRRVVVLDDGRALRVDAEELARRGIASGETIPGDVAEQLEARGLYVRARDLAIRLLSPRPRSVSELRLKLRQRGIPDAQIRAVIDDLTRIGHLDDLAFARGWVAARLGRRPCGAPRLRRELREKGVATALVEQAIREAYGEEDPSVAEERYARALVGRRQRVYRHLSPDVRTRRLAGLLQRQGFSTRTIIRVLRGVGRRGVTGDVDE